The Ancylothrix sp. D3o genome has a window encoding:
- a CDS encoding glycosyltransferase family 2 protein: protein MPKVSVCIPTFNRVGLLRLAIESVVGQSYQDWELIVCDDGSTDGTADFMAGLSSDRRIHYIRHSHNIGKSNNMRSGFDLARGDYFVKFDDDDQLTSDFLVRTCEILDGYADVDFVGCDHWIIDVNNLRQENETELNSRRWGRSFLKAGIVDDLLDVVFVQQSFQVGATLFRREVLQAINFMLPNLQNCEDNDLFVRLALAGKKGYFLPERLMEYRVHAEQQGINRAIPYLQDKCCYLQRYCFESSRLEFIRKSRLAETQLILGLRLIERGESQEGRRLVWQGKTFSTRKAFLGLLLSFVPVEWRINFFELARKLKK from the coding sequence ATGCCAAAGGTTAGTGTTTGTATTCCTACTTTTAATCGGGTAGGTTTATTGCGGTTGGCGATTGAGAGTGTTGTGGGGCAATCTTATCAGGATTGGGAGTTGATTGTTTGTGATGATGGTTCTACGGATGGGACTGCGGATTTTATGGCTGGTTTGAGTAGTGATCGGCGTATTCATTATATCCGTCATTCGCACAATATTGGTAAAAGTAATAATATGCGGTCGGGTTTTGATTTGGCTAGGGGTGATTATTTTGTTAAGTTTGATGATGATGATCAATTGACTTCGGATTTTTTGGTTCGTACTTGTGAAATTTTAGATGGTTATGCTGATGTGGATTTTGTTGGCTGTGATCACTGGATTATTGATGTTAATAATTTACGTCAAGAAAACGAAACTGAGTTAAATTCTCGGAGGTGGGGACGCTCTTTTTTAAAGGCTGGTATTGTTGATGATTTGTTGGATGTTGTTTTTGTGCAGCAAAGTTTCCAAGTAGGCGCTACTCTGTTTCGGAGAGAGGTTCTACAAGCAATTAATTTTATGTTGCCTAATTTACAAAATTGCGAAGATAATGATTTATTTGTTAGGCTGGCTTTGGCGGGTAAAAAAGGCTATTTTTTGCCGGAAAGATTGATGGAATATCGTGTTCACGCCGAACAACAAGGCATTAATCGTGCTATTCCTTATTTGCAGGATAAATGCTGTTATCTACAGCGTTATTGTTTTGAGTCTTCTCGGTTGGAATTTATTAGAAAGTCTCGTTTAGCCGAAACTCAGCTTATTTTGGGGTTGCGGTTAATTGAAAGGGGAGAATCTCAAGAAGGAAGACGGTTAGTTTGGCAAGGAAAAACGTTTTCTACCCGGAAAGCTTTTTTAGGTTTGCTGCTTTCTTTTGTGCCGGTGGAATGGCGGATAAATTTTTTTGAATTGGCGAGAAAGTTGAAAAAATAA
- a CDS encoding glycosyltransferase family 4 protein — MKIIIISTNFPYPPTGGTTTRTYNLLKYLNRHHQITLVTQTETTDNQHIETLKKQVTHLKKFPRTSQNYPKTITGKLQRFGQFLTTGTPPNVRHYYSPAMQNWIDQHIAENPDAIITCEHSINEIYIRPEWKNRKILNIHSSIYATAKAQIETGISENPLRDWLQIPLLRQYEKRHTAKFSHLVVTTEQDKKFIQPLNPNIPISIIPNGVMLEKFPNRTQDPGGYNLIFAGAMDNLANIDAARYLALEILPKVQQNYPQTHLTLVGTNPKPAIKELSKNPAITVTGKVESVAEYLHQATVCVIPMRVGFGIKNKTLEAMATGVPVVASERGLEGISLQTPTGLTAIAANNTSEYIDSIVRLFENPQLRQQISQNARSLIENAYTWESVGKCYEQVLMD; from the coding sequence ATGAAAATTATAATAATCTCCACAAACTTTCCCTATCCCCCAACCGGCGGAACCACAACCAGAACCTATAACCTCCTAAAATACCTTAATCGCCACCATCAAATAACCCTAGTAACCCAAACCGAAACAACAGACAACCAACACATAGAAACCTTAAAAAAACAAGTAACCCACCTCAAAAAATTTCCCCGAACAAGCCAAAACTATCCCAAAACAATAACCGGCAAACTACAACGCTTCGGCCAATTTTTAACAACCGGCACCCCCCCAAACGTCCGCCATTATTACTCACCAGCCATGCAAAACTGGATTGATCAACATATAGCAGAAAACCCCGATGCAATTATTACCTGTGAACACAGCATCAACGAAATATATATACGTCCAGAATGGAAAAATAGAAAAATATTAAATATCCACAGTTCAATATATGCAACAGCAAAAGCACAAATAGAAACCGGCATTTCCGAAAACCCATTAAGAGACTGGCTGCAAATACCCCTATTGCGCCAATACGAAAAAAGACACACCGCCAAATTTTCCCACCTCGTCGTCACCACAGAACAAGACAAAAAATTTATTCAACCCCTCAACCCAAACATACCGATCAGCATAATTCCTAACGGAGTAATGCTCGAAAAATTTCCCAATAGAACCCAAGATCCAGGCGGTTATAACCTCATATTTGCCGGCGCAATGGATAACCTAGCCAACATAGACGCCGCCAGATATTTAGCCCTAGAAATATTACCCAAAGTGCAACAAAACTACCCGCAAACACACCTAACCCTAGTCGGAACAAACCCAAAACCAGCCATTAAAGAACTCAGCAAAAATCCAGCCATAACCGTAACAGGAAAAGTTGAATCTGTGGCAGAATACCTGCATCAAGCCACCGTTTGCGTTATCCCGATGCGAGTAGGTTTTGGCATCAAAAATAAAACCCTCGAAGCAATGGCAACCGGAGTGCCGGTGGTAGCAAGCGAACGAGGCTTAGAAGGCATCAGCCTGCAAACACCCACCGGCCTCACCGCCATCGCCGCCAACAACACCAGCGAGTATATTGATTCAATAGTGCGCTTGTTTGAAAACCCCCAACTCAGACAGCAAATCTCGCAAAACGCTCGCAGCCTGATTGAAAACGCCTACACTTGGGAAAGTGTTGGAAAATGCTACGAACAAGTTTTAATGGATTAA